A part of Acidobacteriota bacterium genomic DNA contains:
- a CDS encoding PQQ-like beta-propeller repeat protein: MVLAFDRETGDILWERVAHEALPHEGYQQPNGSYASGSAVTDGERLYAFFGSWGLYAYDLDGEPLWEVDLGTRHMRNAFGEGTTPALYGDTLVVTWDHVGGQSFVAALDARTGEERWRSNRDEIDTWATPLVVEHDGRAQVVTPAMNQVYSYDLETGLTVWHSRGTTMNAIPSPVHADGMVYVMSGYRGNNLQAIRLADARGDIAGTDAIAWQLDRDTPYVPSPLLYDDVLYFLKSNDGILSALDPATGEPHYALQRLQATPNVFASPVGAAGRVYITGRDGATLVLRQGSRYEVLAVNQLDDGFDASPALVDDELFLRGYRYLYKIAED; the protein is encoded by the coding sequence ATGGTCCTGGCTTTCGACCGCGAGACCGGCGACATCCTGTGGGAGCGCGTGGCCCACGAGGCGCTTCCCCACGAAGGCTACCAACAACCCAACGGCAGCTACGCCTCGGGTTCGGCGGTGACCGACGGCGAGAGGCTCTATGCATTCTTCGGATCGTGGGGCCTCTACGCCTACGACCTCGACGGCGAGCCGCTGTGGGAAGTCGATCTCGGCACCCGGCACATGCGTAACGCGTTCGGAGAAGGAACGACTCCGGCCCTGTATGGCGACACGCTGGTCGTGACCTGGGATCACGTCGGCGGCCAGTCGTTCGTCGCCGCGCTCGACGCCCGCACCGGGGAGGAGCGGTGGCGGTCGAACCGGGACGAGATCGACACCTGGGCCACGCCGCTCGTCGTCGAGCACGACGGCCGCGCGCAGGTGGTCACCCCGGCCATGAACCAGGTCTACAGCTACGACCTCGAGACCGGCTTGACGGTCTGGCACAGCCGTGGCACCACCATGAACGCGATTCCATCCCCCGTGCACGCCGACGGGATGGTCTACGTCATGAGCGGTTACCGTGGCAACAACCTGCAGGCCATCCGTCTGGCCGACGCGCGCGGCGACATCGCCGGCACCGATGCCATCGCCTGGCAACTCGACCGCGACACCCCCTACGTGCCGTCTCCGTTGCTCTACGACGATGTCCTGTATTTCCTGAAGAGCAACGACGGCATCCTGTCCGCACTGGATCCGGCGACCGGTGAGCCGCACTATGCGCTCCAGCGCCTGCAGGCGACGCCCAACGTCTTCGCCTCGCCGGTCGGGGCAGCCGGACGGGTCTATATCACGGGCCGCGACGGCGCGACCCTCGTACTCCGGCAGGGGTCCCGCTACGAGGTGCTGGCCGTGAACCAGCTCGACGATGGCTTCGATGCCTCACCCGCGCTGGTGGACGACGAGCTGTTCCTGCGTGGGTACCGTTACCTGTACAAGATCGCTGAGGACTAG
- a CDS encoding DUF4276 family protein translates to MFRLATIVEGHGEVEAVPILLRRIAEQVAPALSLRLPRPICVNRQRVLKAGELERAVEFAARQGQTGGGVLVLLDANGDCPAELGPQLLRRATEARGDRAIRVVLAASEYEAWFLAAAGSIAGRHGVHPGTVRPKHPESIRDAKGWLSKQMPTGQRYRQTLHQPAFTAIFDLEAARTAPSFDKLWRDVSALLNA, encoded by the coding sequence GTGTTCCGACTCGCAACCATTGTCGAGGGTCACGGCGAGGTCGAGGCGGTTCCGATTCTGCTACGGCGCATCGCGGAACAGGTCGCGCCCGCCCTCTCCTTGCGGCTACCGCGGCCAATCTGTGTCAACCGACAGCGCGTGTTGAAGGCCGGTGAACTGGAGCGAGCCGTTGAGTTCGCCGCCCGGCAGGGGCAGACAGGTGGTGGCGTACTGGTCTTGCTCGATGCCAACGGTGACTGCCCCGCCGAACTGGGACCACAGTTGTTGCGCCGTGCCACCGAAGCACGAGGGGACCGAGCCATCCGCGTCGTGTTGGCGGCGTCGGAGTACGAAGCTTGGTTCTTGGCAGCAGCAGGTTCAATTGCCGGACGGCACGGCGTTCATCCAGGTACGGTCCGGCCGAAGCATCCCGAGTCGATCAGAGACGCTAAGGGTTGGCTGAGCAAGCAAATGCCGACAGGACAGCGCTACCGGCAGACCCTCCATCAACCCGCGTTCACGGCGATCTTCGATCTCGAGGCGGCTCGGACGGCGCCGTCGTTCGATAAGTTGTGGCGGGACGTGAGCGCACTACTGAACGCCTAG
- a CDS encoding AAA family ATPase, with protein MDRRLLTRVVLRNYKSIAACDVAPAQLSFLVGANGSGKSNFLDALRFVADSLRFSIDHALRDRGGINEVRRRSGGHPTHFGIRVAFNLGESWGHYAFEVGAKPQGGFEVQREECYVLSRDGVEPQFYEVEGGHVTRSALSLPPAAVADRLYLVNASGLNAFRPVYDALSGLGFYNLNPEAIRDLQPPDPGDLLKRDGSNAASVLSNLATRAPVFKQRIETYLGKVVPGVAGVDRRSVGPRDTLEFRQEVRGAHYPWRFFASNMSDGTLRALGVLLALFQGAGDGATRRSLVGIEEPEVALHPAAAGVLVDGLRDAAEHAQVLVTSHSPDLLDDDEITADSIFSVVAKHGETRIGPLNDVGRAVLRDQLYTAGELLRMGQLEPDPRLANVSLRQIALFGPES; from the coding sequence ATGGATCGTCGGCTTCTAACCCGTGTCGTCCTTCGGAACTACAAGAGCATCGCCGCGTGCGACGTGGCGCCCGCGCAGCTGTCGTTCCTCGTGGGTGCTAACGGATCGGGCAAGAGCAACTTTCTTGACGCGCTTCGCTTCGTGGCCGATTCGCTGCGATTCTCGATAGACCATGCGCTGCGTGACCGCGGGGGGATCAACGAGGTGCGCCGCCGGTCGGGCGGTCATCCGACGCATTTCGGGATCCGCGTTGCCTTCAATCTCGGCGAATCATGGGGACACTACGCATTCGAGGTGGGCGCCAAGCCGCAGGGGGGCTTCGAGGTGCAGCGCGAGGAATGCTATGTGCTGAGTCGCGACGGTGTCGAGCCGCAGTTCTATGAAGTGGAGGGCGGACATGTCACCCGGAGTGCCCTTTCCCTCCCTCCGGCCGCCGTTGCCGACCGTTTGTACCTCGTCAACGCCTCGGGTCTCAACGCCTTTCGGCCCGTGTACGATGCACTTTCGGGTCTGGGGTTCTACAACCTCAATCCCGAAGCGATCAGGGATTTGCAGCCGCCTGATCCGGGAGATCTCCTGAAACGGGACGGTAGTAACGCGGCGAGCGTCCTGTCCAACCTGGCGACTCGGGCACCGGTTTTCAAGCAACGAATCGAGACTTATCTAGGAAAGGTCGTTCCTGGTGTCGCGGGCGTCGATCGTCGGTCGGTAGGTCCTCGGGACACTCTGGAATTCCGACAGGAAGTGCGGGGCGCTCACTATCCGTGGCGGTTCTTTGCCAGCAACATGTCCGACGGAACCCTACGGGCTCTTGGTGTGCTTCTGGCGCTCTTCCAAGGCGCGGGCGATGGCGCGACGCGTCGCAGCCTCGTCGGTATAGAGGAACCGGAGGTGGCCCTGCATCCCGCGGCTGCTGGCGTCCTGGTCGACGGACTCCGCGACGCGGCCGAGCACGCCCAGGTGCTGGTTACGAGCCACAGCCCGGATCTGCTGGACGATGATGAGATAACGGCCGATTCGATCTTCTCGGTCGTGGCCAAGCATGGCGAAACGCGCATCGGTCCGCTGAACGACGTCGGGCGCGCGGTGCTTCGAGATCAACTGTATACGGCCGGCGAGTTGCTCCGGATGGGGCAGCTCGAGCCAGATCCCCGACTCGCGAACGTGTCGCTACGCCAGATCGCGCTGTTCGGTCCCGAATCCTGA
- a CDS encoding carboxymuconolactone decarboxylase family protein produces MAKRMFRIAVAGAALLTLLGAGPAMAQALPDPPPGDRQPVGLSAPRIAPLPESQWTDEHRRLVDRYAGDGRSDNQLHTLLNVPAIVEGLMPFTVYLTEASTLTPRHRSLLILRAAWLCGNQPIWATNAARARDGGMTDGEIRRIAEGPDAAGWDPLERTLLQLADQLYLNSSVADATWSALAARFSEHNLIDAVETANHFMVLSMIYNAFGIQPDDDTPDRFPADVPYRITVPEREPRLATARLEPLDGPGIAVRRTFARHPAMAEARGPRAGYINRISPLSPHDREILILRIGWNCQAVYEWAKHVGTVGRARDHGVDPRAVALGPDAPGAGGREAILLRLVDELYQNAIVSDETWRALTAEYDAVEAMSAVYTPSSYRATSMSLNAYGVQLEPGDEGFPDVPLR; encoded by the coding sequence ATGGCGAAGAGGATGTTTCGCATCGCGGTTGCCGGAGCAGCGCTGCTCACCCTGCTCGGCGCCGGTCCGGCCATGGCCCAGGCGCTGCCCGACCCGCCGCCCGGAGATCGGCAACCGGTGGGTCTGTCCGCGCCGCGCATCGCGCCGCTCCCGGAGTCGCAGTGGACCGACGAGCACCGCCGCCTGGTGGACAGGTATGCGGGCGACGGCCGCTCCGATAACCAGCTCCACACGCTGCTCAACGTCCCCGCCATCGTGGAAGGTCTGATGCCGTTCACGGTTTACCTGACGGAGGCGTCGACGCTGACGCCGCGGCACCGGTCGCTGTTGATCCTCCGGGCGGCCTGGCTGTGCGGCAACCAGCCGATCTGGGCGACGAACGCGGCGCGGGCGCGTGACGGCGGGATGACGGACGGCGAGATCCGCCGCATCGCGGAGGGACCGGACGCGGCGGGATGGGACCCGCTCGAGCGGACGCTCCTGCAACTGGCGGATCAGTTGTATCTGAACTCGTCGGTGGCCGACGCCACCTGGAGCGCCCTTGCCGCGCGCTTCAGCGAACATAACCTGATCGACGCGGTCGAGACCGCCAACCACTTCATGGTGCTGTCGATGATTTACAACGCGTTCGGCATCCAGCCGGATGACGACACGCCGGATCGGTTCCCTGCCGACGTGCCCTACCGGATCACGGTGCCCGAGCGCGAGCCGCGGCTGGCAACAGCGCGACTGGAGCCGCTCGACGGGCCCGGCATCGCGGTCAGGCGGACGTTCGCGCGGCATCCCGCGATGGCCGAAGCGCGCGGCCCCAGGGCGGGCTACATCAACCGCATCTCGCCCCTCTCGCCGCACGACCGGGAGATCCTGATCCTGCGCATCGGATGGAACTGTCAGGCGGTCTACGAGTGGGCCAAGCACGTCGGCACGGTGGGCCGCGCACGCGATCATGGCGTCGACCCGCGCGCCGTGGCCCTCGGTCCGGATGCACCGGGCGCCGGCGGCCGCGAAGCGATCCTGCTGCGGCTCGTCGACGAGCTGTACCAGAACGCGATTGTCTCGGACGAGACCTGGCGCGCCCTCACCGCGGAATACGACGCCGTCGAGGCGATGAGCGCCGTCTACACGCCCAGTTCTTACCGGGCGACCTCGATGTCGCTCAACGCCTACGGCGTGCAACTCGAGCCGGGCGACGAGGGCTTCCCCGACGTGCCGCTGCGCTGA
- a CDS encoding BCCT family transporter, translating to MAIPGRTSYELGRDNVQFLGLDVHNPVFAVSSLTIIAFVAGVLAFLDAAAGVFDALYTWLTSTFDWVFMSAGNIVVVFCLMLLVTPLGRIRLGGPDARPDYSVWSWFSMLFAAGIGIGLMFFGVAEPLDHFLNPPLGVDPADSAAAHRLAIASAIFHWGVHAWAMFAVVALALAFSAYNLGLPLTLRSGFYPILGEAVWGRFGHVIDILAVFATLFGLATSLGLGTEQTAAGLAHLFGVPDTDTTKVLLIAGITAIAMASVVAGMDRGIKRLSQANLLLAVVLLAFVLAAGPTFDLLSGFVASLGHYAVAIGPLSSWVGRDDFDFLHGWTTFFWAWWLSWTPFVGMFIARVSRGRTVRALVGCMLVMPVLVSALWMHAFGATALSHYLAAGQTAAVEAVQAQQPELALFRMLEVLPFAGLTSVVGIVLVVVFFVTSSDSGSLVIDTITAGGKLDAPVAQRVFWCAFEGIVAITLLLGGGLVALQTAALATGFPFALLLLALCYSIWKGLRAYAARSPS from the coding sequence ATGGCGATCCCCGGGCGGACGAGCTACGAGCTCGGTCGGGACAACGTCCAGTTCCTCGGTCTCGACGTCCACAATCCGGTCTTCGCCGTCTCCAGCCTCACGATCATCGCGTTCGTCGCCGGCGTGCTGGCGTTCCTGGACGCGGCGGCCGGCGTTTTCGACGCGCTCTACACGTGGCTGACGTCGACGTTTGACTGGGTCTTCATGAGTGCCGGGAACATCGTCGTCGTCTTCTGCCTGATGCTGCTGGTGACGCCGCTCGGCCGCATCCGCCTCGGTGGTCCCGACGCCAGGCCCGACTACTCAGTCTGGTCATGGTTCTCCATGCTGTTCGCGGCCGGCATCGGCATCGGCCTGATGTTCTTCGGGGTGGCCGAGCCGCTCGACCACTTCCTGAATCCGCCGCTCGGCGTCGACCCGGCAGACAGCGCCGCCGCGCACCGGCTCGCGATCGCCTCCGCCATCTTCCATTGGGGCGTGCATGCATGGGCGATGTTCGCGGTAGTCGCACTCGCACTCGCCTTCTCGGCTTACAACCTCGGATTGCCGCTTACGCTGCGATCCGGGTTCTATCCGATTCTGGGCGAAGCGGTGTGGGGCCGCTTCGGCCACGTCATCGACATCCTCGCCGTGTTCGCCACCCTCTTCGGGTTGGCGACGTCGCTGGGCCTGGGCACCGAGCAGACGGCGGCGGGATTGGCGCACCTGTTCGGCGTGCCGGACACGGATACGACGAAGGTTCTGTTGATCGCCGGCATCACGGCCATCGCCATGGCCTCGGTGGTTGCGGGGATGGACCGGGGCATCAAGCGCCTGAGCCAGGCCAACCTGCTACTGGCCGTGGTGCTGCTCGCGTTTGTGCTGGCCGCCGGCCCGACCTTCGACCTGCTCTCGGGATTCGTCGCCAGCCTCGGCCACTATGCGGTGGCGATCGGACCGCTCAGCTCGTGGGTCGGCCGGGACGACTTCGACTTCCTACACGGGTGGACCACCTTCTTCTGGGCGTGGTGGCTCTCGTGGACGCCCTTCGTCGGCATGTTCATCGCGCGGGTCTCACGGGGACGCACGGTGCGCGCCCTCGTCGGCTGCATGCTGGTCATGCCGGTGCTGGTCTCCGCGCTCTGGATGCACGCTTTCGGTGCGACCGCGCTGTCGCACTACCTGGCCGCGGGCCAAACCGCCGCGGTCGAGGCGGTCCAGGCACAGCAGCCGGAACTCGCCCTGTTCCGGATGCTGGAGGTGCTTCCGTTTGCCGGCCTCACGTCCGTCGTCGGCATCGTGCTGGTGGTCGTCTTCTTCGTAACGTCTTCCGACTCCGGCTCGCTGGTCATCGACACCATCACCGCTGGCGGCAAGCTCGACGCGCCGGTCGCCCAACGTGTCTTCTGGTGTGCGTTCGAGGGCATCGTCGCCATCACCCTGCTGCTCGGCGGCGGGCTCGTGGCGCTGCAAACCGCGGCGCTGGCCACCGGCTTCCCGTTCGCCCTGTTACTGCTGGCGCTGTGCTACAGCATCTGGAAGGGGTTGCGCGCGTACGCGGCCCGAAGCCCGTCGTAA
- a CDS encoding alpha/beta hydrolase, whose translation MMGRRTGLRTFRLPGAGNGGRRMVRRYVVRTAVACTLAALAASCGSADDDAEPPAVTGDTAASGAAGDMGEPAGDIAQTQIDVGDFTFDVRTAGPDDGEVVILLHGFPQTSYEWRHQIRALAESGFRVVAPDQRGYSPGARPPEIEDYALPLLVGDMLGLADATGADRFHIVGHDWGAVVAWAMAVAAPDRVITANPVSVPHPDAFAAVLSDPESCQVEASAYFDIFVQPDSEDAFLAADSAGLRAIFAGIDDEAVEEYIRVLGSKAALGAALNWYRANVADRNLQGPAAGNVTVPTMFTWSDGDTALCIDGAVLTEQYVDGPYRFEVLEGVNHWIPDLAPEAMSSLLVEHITQYSER comes from the coding sequence ATGATGGGGCGCAGAACGGGTTTGAGGACTTTCCGGCTCCCGGGGGCCGGTAACGGGGGGAGACGGATGGTCAGACGATACGTGGTCAGAACGGCGGTGGCATGCACCCTGGCGGCGCTGGCCGCGTCGTGCGGATCGGCGGATGATGATGCGGAACCACCTGCCGTTACGGGCGACACAGCGGCTTCCGGCGCGGCCGGGGATATGGGCGAGCCCGCCGGCGATATAGCGCAGACGCAGATCGACGTCGGCGACTTCACGTTCGACGTGCGGACGGCCGGTCCCGATGACGGCGAGGTCGTGATCCTGCTCCACGGCTTCCCACAGACGTCCTACGAGTGGCGCCACCAGATCCGCGCGCTCGCCGAGTCCGGGTTCCGCGTGGTGGCGCCCGACCAGCGGGGCTATTCGCCGGGCGCGCGCCCCCCGGAAATCGAGGACTACGCGCTGCCGCTCCTGGTCGGGGACATGCTTGGCCTCGCCGACGCTACCGGCGCCGACCGCTTTCACATCGTCGGCCACGACTGGGGCGCCGTCGTCGCCTGGGCTATGGCGGTGGCCGCTCCCGACCGGGTGATCACGGCGAATCCAGTCTCGGTTCCGCACCCGGACGCCTTCGCCGCGGTGCTTAGCGACCCGGAATCGTGTCAAGTCGAGGCGTCCGCCTACTTCGACATCTTCGTTCAGCCGGATTCGGAGGACGCGTTCCTTGCCGCCGATTCCGCCGGACTGCGCGCCATCTTCGCCGGTATCGACGACGAGGCGGTGGAGGAGTACATCCGCGTGCTCGGATCCAAAGCGGCGCTCGGCGCCGCCCTCAATTGGTACCGCGCGAACGTCGCCGACCGTAATCTCCAGGGGCCGGCCGCGGGCAACGTCACGGTGCCCACGATGTTCACGTGGAGCGACGGCGACACCGCGCTCTGCATCGACGGCGCCGTACTCACCGAGCAGTATGTCGACGGGCCCTACCGCTTCGAGGTCCTTGAGGGTGTGAACCACTGGATTCCCGACCTCGCACCGGAGGCGATGTCGTCGCTGCTGGTCGAGCACATCACGCAGTACAGCGAGCGCTGA
- a CDS encoding dienelactone hydrolase family protein, with the protein MCDVRTDADTARYLRAKGMTRREFGAVSAGAGLAFLLPQPVNAQDVTESEIDVTTPDGTCDSYFVHPSSGAHPGVLIWPDAFGLRPAKRQMAKRLAESGYSVLVVNQYYRTQRAPIVDSTDFAALRETLMPLMGTLNPDTHVRDARAFVGFLDSQSSVDSNRKMGTMGYCMGGPITMRTAAALPDRIGAGASFHGGGLVTDQPDSPHLLVPEMTAHYLFAIAENDDENQPEAKDVLRDTFESAGLPAEIEVYEGALHGWCPPDTQVYHEAQAERAWSRLLALFERAL; encoded by the coding sequence ATGTGTGATGTGAGAACCGACGCCGACACTGCGCGGTACCTTCGTGCGAAGGGGATGACGCGCCGGGAGTTCGGGGCCGTCTCGGCGGGAGCCGGGCTCGCGTTCCTGCTCCCCCAGCCCGTGAACGCCCAAGACGTGACCGAATCCGAAATCGACGTGACGACCCCGGATGGCACGTGCGACAGCTACTTCGTGCACCCGTCCAGCGGAGCCCATCCCGGCGTCCTTATCTGGCCCGACGCCTTCGGCCTGCGGCCGGCGAAGCGGCAAATGGCCAAGCGGCTCGCGGAATCCGGCTACTCGGTCCTGGTGGTCAACCAGTACTACCGGACGCAGCGGGCGCCGATCGTCGACTCGACGGATTTCGCGGCGCTGCGCGAGACGTTGATGCCGTTGATGGGAACCCTGAACCCGGACACCCACGTGCGGGATGCACGGGCTTTCGTCGGCTTCCTCGATAGCCAGTCGTCAGTGGACAGCAACCGGAAGATGGGGACGATGGGCTACTGCATGGGCGGTCCCATCACCATGCGGACGGCGGCCGCGCTGCCCGACCGCATCGGCGCGGGCGCCTCGTTCCACGGCGGCGGCCTCGTGACCGACCAGCCGGACAGCCCTCACCTGCTGGTGCCGGAGATGACGGCCCATTACCTGTTCGCGATCGCCGAGAACGACGACGAGAACCAGCCCGAGGCGAAGGACGTCCTGCGCGACACTTTCGAATCGGCAGGCCTCCCGGCGGAGATCGAAGTGTACGAGGGCGCGCTGCACGGCTGGTGCCCGCCCGATACGCAGGTCTACCACGAAGCCCAGGCGGAGCGGGCGTGGAGCCGCCTGCTGGCCCTGTTCGAACGCGCCCTCTGA
- a CDS encoding Fic family protein: MYRQLAIQITELRERLGGLPSPVEAEAAGIWRGIWYEEAHHSTAIEGNTLILKQVERLLNEGRAVGNKELHEYMEVRGYADAADWVYRQAISPNRLAHPERILTLEEVRHVHQAALTPVWQVSPHPSATSREAPGNFREHEVHPFPDGMAPVSWPFIPGEMTTWVDRVNALEATDTLFPEVLAAAHCRFEQIHPFLDGNGRTGRLILNLVLVRLGYPPAIIYKRDRARYLQALRRADAGEPSPLGEMLARAILNSLHRFVIPAVAGPARLVPLAALETPGMKASALRAAAERGRLRATRGSDGHWRSSRRWVDEYVASRYRRDPKVSAS, encoded by the coding sequence ATCTACCGTCAGCTCGCGATCCAGATCACGGAGTTGCGGGAACGACTGGGTGGTCTACCGAGCCCGGTGGAGGCGGAAGCGGCCGGCATCTGGCGTGGCATCTGGTACGAGGAGGCTCACCACTCCACCGCCATAGAGGGCAACACCCTGATCTTGAAGCAGGTCGAGCGACTCCTCAACGAAGGGAGAGCTGTCGGCAACAAGGAACTGCACGAGTACATGGAAGTGCGAGGCTACGCCGACGCAGCGGACTGGGTCTACCGTCAGGCAATCAGCCCGAACAGACTCGCGCATCCTGAACGGATCCTGACTCTGGAGGAGGTGCGGCATGTGCACCAGGCTGCACTGACGCCCGTTTGGCAGGTGTCGCCGCATCCGAGCGCGACCTCGCGCGAGGCGCCTGGTAACTTCCGCGAGCACGAGGTCCATCCCTTTCCCGATGGCATGGCGCCCGTGTCATGGCCGTTCATTCCCGGAGAAATGACGACGTGGGTCGACCGCGTGAACGCTCTCGAAGCAACCGACACCCTGTTCCCCGAGGTGCTCGCAGCGGCCCATTGCCGCTTTGAGCAGATCCATCCGTTTCTGGACGGAAACGGCCGAACCGGACGGCTGATTCTCAACCTTGTACTTGTCCGCCTCGGCTACCCGCCCGCAATCATCTACAAGCGTGACCGTGCCCGATACCTTCAGGCGTTGCGTCGCGCCGACGCTGGCGAGCCGAGTCCCTTGGGAGAGATGCTCGCCCGGGCCATCCTCAATAGTCTGCACCGGTTCGTCATCCCGGCAGTGGCTGGCCCGGCGCGACTTGTGCCGCTGGCCGCGCTGGAAACGCCGGGAATGAAGGCATCGGCGCTACGGGCCGCGGCGGAACGTGGCCGACTCCGAGCCACGCGAGGCTCCGATGGTCACTGGCGCAGCTCCCGCCGCTGGGTCGACGAGTACGTGGCGAGCCGTTACCGGCGCGACCCCAAGGTCTCCGCCAGCTAG
- a CDS encoding PadR family transcriptional regulator: protein MSLDHILLGLLREPATGYDLKNAFSEHARHFWSAELSQIYPTLKRLEQRGLLRSRIEPSPKGPNRKVYALTDEGRTELLRWLHTGPTVGTERFAYLAQLYFMDAIGDIHETRAFMATLRERLARWLAQLQAVERDVTMTHGGAPEHYSDGGFHRFAALRMGIHSIGSKVAWCDETLAAIDRRLAAARVAGGLVQGEAAEHREEPA from the coding sequence ATGAGTCTCGACCACATTCTCCTCGGCCTGCTGCGCGAACCGGCCACCGGCTATGACCTCAAGAACGCGTTCAGCGAGCACGCCCGGCACTTCTGGTCGGCCGAGTTGAGCCAGATCTATCCGACCCTGAAGCGACTGGAGCAACGCGGCCTGCTCCGTAGCCGGATCGAGCCGTCCCCGAAGGGACCCAACCGCAAGGTCTATGCCTTGACGGACGAGGGCCGGACGGAGCTGCTCCGCTGGTTGCACACTGGCCCCACGGTCGGCACGGAGCGTTTTGCTTACCTCGCCCAGCTTTACTTCATGGATGCGATCGGTGACATCCACGAAACCCGCGCGTTCATGGCGACGCTCCGGGAGCGGCTGGCCCGGTGGCTGGCGCAGCTGCAGGCGGTCGAGCGGGACGTGACGATGACCCACGGCGGTGCGCCGGAGCACTACAGCGACGGCGGCTTCCACCGCTTCGCGGCACTGCGTATGGGCATTCACTCCATCGGGTCGAAAGTAGCGTGGTGCGACGAAACGCTGGCCGCCATTGATCGCCGTCTGGCCGCTGCACGCGTCGCCGGGGGCCTCGTGCAAGGAGAGGCGGCGGAACATCGAGAGGAGCCGGCATGA
- a CDS encoding ribbon-helix-helix protein, CopG family has translation MKTAISLPDELFLSVNDLAQRQGVSRSQLFAVAVAEYLAKHRDADVTSKLNEVLAHESNAVEPALRRAQARSVRSTKW, from the coding sequence ATGAAAACGGCCATCTCACTCCCTGACGAGCTCTTCCTGTCGGTCAACGACCTGGCGCAACGCCAGGGGGTGTCGAGAAGCCAGTTGTTCGCCGTCGCGGTCGCCGAGTACCTGGCCAAGCACCGGGACGCTGATGTCACGTCGAAGCTGAACGAAGTGCTTGCCCATGAATCGAACGCCGTCGAGCCGGCGTTGCGGAGGGCTCAGGCCCGCAGCGTTCGTTCCACGAAATGGTAG
- a CDS encoding type II toxin-antitoxin system PemK/MazF family toxin: MVVTRREVWWADLDDPRGSEPGFARPILIVQADAFNRSRLNTILGVILTSNARLVDMPGNVLLPAKSTGLPVDSVANVTQIITLDESYLSRRVGQIPPRLMMRVDAGLRRVLDL, encoded by the coding sequence ATGGTAGTAACACGGCGGGAGGTATGGTGGGCCGATCTGGATGACCCTCGCGGCTCCGAGCCCGGGTTTGCGCGCCCTATCCTCATCGTCCAGGCCGACGCCTTCAACCGAAGCAGACTGAACACCATCCTGGGGGTGATCCTCACGTCGAACGCGCGGCTCGTCGACATGCCCGGTAACGTCCTTCTTCCCGCGAAGAGCACCGGGCTCCCGGTTGACTCCGTAGCCAACGTCACGCAGATCATCACTCTGGACGAAAGCTATCTTTCCCGTCGGGTCGGACAGATTCCTCCCCGACTCATGATGCGCGTGGATGCCGGGCTCAGGCGCGTCTTGGATCTCTGA